A genomic stretch from Gavia stellata isolate bGavSte3 chromosome 24, bGavSte3.hap2, whole genome shotgun sequence includes:
- the LOC132319097 gene encoding protein myomaker, which translates to MGSLVAKLLLPTISTLVFLPTISIAAKRRFHMEAMVYFFTMFFVAFYHACDGPGLSVLCFMRYDILEYFSIYGTALSIWVSLMALAEFDEPKRSTFVMFGVLTIAVRIYHDRWGYGVYSGPIGTAVLVITVKWLQKMKEKKGLYPDKSVYTQQIGPGFCFGALALMLRFFFEEWDYTYVHSFYHCALAMAFVLLLPKENKKAGSAGTPARLDCSTLCCCV; encoded by the exons ATGGGTTCACTGGTGGCCAAGCTCCTTCTGCCCACCATCAGCACCTTGGTCTTCCTCCCTACCATCAGCATCGCAGCCAAGCGGCGCTTCCACATGGAAGCCATGGTCTACTTCTTCACCATGTTCTTCGTGGCG ttttaccATGCATGTGATGGCCCCGGCTTATCAGTGCTGTGCTTCATGCGCTACGATATCCTGGAGTACTTCAGCATCTATGGAACAGCTCTGTCCATCTGGGTGTCCCTGATGG CCCTGGCGGAGTTTGACGAGCCGAAGAGATCGACCTTCGTCATGTTCGGCGTCCTCACCATCGCTGTGAGGATCTACCACGACCGCTGGGGCTACGGCGTCTACTCGGGACCCATCGGGACGGCCGTCCTAGTGATAACTGTGAAATGG ctacaaaagatgaaagagaagaaagggctCTATCCAGACAAGAGCGTCTACACCCAACAGATCGGTCCTGGCTTCTGTTTTGGGGCGTTAGCACTGATGCTGAGGTTCTTCTTTGAG GAGTGGGATTACACCTACGTGCACAGCTTCTACCACTGCGCCTTGGCCATGGCCttcgtgctgctgctgcccaaggAGAACAAGAAGGCCGGGAGCGCCGGGACCCCTGCCAGGCTCGACTGCTCCACGCTCTGCTGCTGCGTCTGA